One Chryseobacterium indoltheticum DNA segment encodes these proteins:
- a CDS encoding exopolysaccharide biosynthesis polyprenyl glycosylphosphotransferase yields the protein MLVYFFKHLSRIFLIIDYIIINFLFIFGRPFFFEFDQKDFTQEYRIQLILLNIFWFVITIIIKPYKNLKVKESSLHFNSLTKAFALFILTTIVFLFLIFSIKINYRNVILYFIFVGFFMAFTRFLLFLYRKKNRVKLGRKLYSFNTVLVGENKLSTTLLSNNNLRRALGIRGTYTIISTETKNKYLGRIDKLFYDLEHSKISSIIFCDDNIDVEIYKQIVEIAEYKMIRIYMVPDFKYGNLGPNYFDVIHEIPFLRLIREPLSNAKKQLLKRAFDVGFSLFVIVFLLSWLVPIVALIVKIESNESAFFLQKRSGLNNEPFNCIKFRSMMSNKHADIQTARKDDSRVTKFGAFMRKTSIDELPQFINVFLGEMSIVGPRPHMLSQTEMYSKITKKYMTRHIVKPGITGWAQVMGARGEIFSHRDMEKRIEKDVWYIQNWSFFLDMKIIFLTLYNIIKGDEQAY from the coding sequence ATGTTAGTTTATTTTTTTAAACATTTATCCCGGATTTTTTTGATAATAGATTATATCATTATCAATTTCCTATTCATATTTGGGAGGCCATTTTTTTTTGAATTTGACCAAAAAGATTTTACTCAAGAATATAGAATCCAGTTAATTCTTCTCAATATATTTTGGTTTGTAATAACCATAATAATTAAACCTTATAAAAATTTAAAAGTTAAAGAATCATCCTTGCATTTTAATTCGTTAACGAAGGCTTTTGCATTATTCATACTTACTACCATTGTTTTTCTGTTTCTTATCTTTTCTATTAAAATCAACTATAGAAATGTAATTCTCTATTTCATTTTTGTTGGTTTTTTTATGGCTTTTACTCGGTTTTTACTTTTTCTGTACAGAAAAAAAAATAGAGTAAAATTAGGAAGAAAGCTTTATTCTTTTAATACTGTATTAGTCGGTGAAAATAAATTGTCTACAACATTACTATCTAATAATAATCTGAGAAGAGCTCTTGGGATAAGAGGAACCTATACAATTATTAGTACCGAAACCAAAAATAAGTATTTGGGTAGAATTGATAAATTATTTTATGATTTGGAACATTCTAAAATAAGTAGTATTATTTTCTGTGATGATAATATTGACGTTGAAATTTATAAACAAATCGTTGAAATTGCAGAATATAAAATGATAAGAATCTATATGGTTCCCGATTTTAAATATGGTAATTTAGGTCCTAATTATTTTGATGTAATTCATGAAATTCCATTTTTGAGGCTTATAAGAGAGCCTCTTTCGAATGCTAAAAAACAGCTTTTGAAAAGAGCATTTGATGTGGGTTTCTCACTGTTCGTAATAGTGTTTTTACTATCGTGGTTGGTTCCGATTGTTGCTTTAATTGTAAAAATAGAGAGTAACGAATCCGCATTTTTTCTACAAAAAAGATCAGGTCTTAATAACGAGCCATTCAATTGTATTAAATTCAGAAGTATGATGAGCAATAAACATGCTGACATTCAGACTGCAAGAAAGGATGATTCAAGGGTAACCAAATTTGGAGCATTTATGCGAAAAACAAGTATTGATGAATTGCCTCAATTTATTAATGTTTTTCTTGGTGAGATGTCAATTGTTGGTCCAAGACCTCACATGTTGTCTCAAACAGAGATGTACTCTAAGATTACAAAAAAATATATGACCCGACATATCGTAAAGCCGGGTATTACAGGCTGGGCTCAAGTGATGGGTGCAAGAGGTGAG